The following nucleotide sequence is from Halodesulfovibrio sp. MK-HDV.
GTTGTAGCGGGCGGCCATAAGGTCGGCACTATCGGCAGAATCAACCCTGAGATTGCTGATGCCTACAACGCTAAAAAAGATGTCTGGTTTGCAGACCTCGACACAGACGTGCTGAGCAAACTGTATGTAGCAAGCTGCATTAAGTTTAAAGGCCTTGCTGTGCATCAGTCTGCTTGGAATGACATCACTGTAATCGCTCCGATTACACTTAATGTTCAGTCTATCTTTGATCAGGTTGCAGCTACTAAGTTGCCACTTCTTGAGAAAATGGAACTGATCGACGTGTTCGTGCCTGAATCTTCAGAAGATGCTGAAGAAACACGCAATTTGACCTTCCGCCTTACTTTTCGTCATAGTTCTAAGACGTTAAAAGATAAGGATGTGGACAAAGAGCGTAAAAAGGTGGTTAAATCTCTCGAAAACGCATTGCCTGTTCGCATCTAGTAGCAAACAGCCCTGCAGGGAGACGTATGAAAGCAAAGATCTATCGTATCGGAGAGGCTGCTACCCTGCTTAACTTAAAGCCGTACGTGTTACGGTTTTGGGAAACAGAATTTAAACAGCTTATCCCTATACGCACCCAAAAGGGACAGCGTATGTATTCCGAACAGAATGTGCTTCTGCTTCGGGCGGTACGGCATTTGCTTTACGAACGCGGATTGACCATTGAAGGTGCCCGAAAGGTGCTTGGTCAATATGAAGAAATGTATGGCTCTATCACCGGTCCGGAACAACCCGGGCCGGAGATAGAGGCTTTTTGTACGGGGAGCGGCACTGAGACTCTTTTGCTAGGGCAAGAGGCGACCGGTGCTGTTGATGTTGAGGAGATAATAACCGAGCTCACATCACTCCGTGATATGCTTTTAACGGGGCGTCGCTGATGCACCCGTCTTTTTGTGTGGTTTGTCCGTAGTGGACGAGCGCACCAACATAGCACCATAACCGGCGAAAGCCACAGAGAACATAACTATGATCCTTTCACCTTCGTTATTGTCTTCTGACTTCGGCAGACTTGCTGAAGAATTACAGGCACTCGAACAGGCAGGACTTAAATGGGTACACTGGGATGTCATGGATGGCATGTTTGTACCTAATATTACTCTCGGAGCACCAATTATCAAGCGCCTGCGTAAAGAGAGTAACCTCTTTTTCGATGTGCATTTGATGGTTCAGCAGCCAGAGCGCTATGTAGACGACTTTGTGGATGCCGGTGCAGACATGGTTGTTGTTCATGCTGAAGCTACTCACCACCTTGAACGTACCATTGCGGAAATTAAACGCAAAGGTGCACAGGCTGGTGTTGCTCTTAATCCGCATACTCCTCTTTCTGTTCTTGATTATGTTCTCGACGAACTCGACATGGTACTCATTATGAGTGTTAACCCGGGCTTCGGCGGACAGAAATTTATTCCATTCAGCATGCGCAAGGTTGCAGAACTTTCCAGCATGATTAAACAGCGTGGTCTTTCAACCCTTATTCAGGTTGATGGCGGTGTTGATCCTAATAACACTGCAGAATTGGTACGTAACGGCGTAGATGTCCTTGTATCCGGTTCTGCATTTTTTGGTTTCCCACCGTACGCTGAACGCTTGAAGACGTTTGAAGAAATAGCCCGCAACGCATAGCGGACTTTTTGAAAATTGTTATCAGTGGTTGTCATGGCGGCGATTAATGTCTATCGACTGCCTCAGCAACCAGTTGGAAAAAATTTATTGCATCCATTCTTTTGGAGGAAACGATGCCGTCTCGTAAAGACCTCGCAAATGCTGTTCGTGCTTTAAGCATGGACGCTGTACAGAAAGCAAATTCTGGCCACCCAGGCGCGCCAATGGGCATGGCAGATATTGCTGAAGTTCTGTGGAACGACTTTCTTAAGCATAACCCAAGCAACCCTGCATGGGCTGACCGTGACCGCTTTGTTCTGTCTAACGGCCACGCTTCAATGCTTATCTACTCTTTGTTGCACCTCTCCGGTTACGACTTGAGCATCGAAGATATTAAAAATTTCCGCCAGATGGGTTCAAAAACTCCAGGTCATCCAGAATACGGAATGACCCCGGGTATTGAAACCACTACTGGCCCTCTTGGTCAGGGTATTGCTACCGCAGTTGGTATGGCAGTTGCTGAAAAAACACTCGCTGCCCACTTCAACCGCGATGGCTTTGACGTTGTAGACCACTACACCTATGCATTCATGGGTGACGGTTGTATGATGGAAGGTATTTCTCATGAAGCATGTTCTTTTGCCGGTACCTTGGGTCTTGGTAAACTCATCGCATTCTGGGATGATAACGGTATCTCCATTGACGGCAAAGTAGGCCATTGGTTCAACGAAGACACATGTGCCCGTTACAAAGCGTACGGTTGGCATGTTGTTTGTGACGTTGACGGTCACAACCCTGAAGCAATCAAAAAAGCTGTTGAAGAAGCTAAAGCAGAAACTGAGAAACCTTCTCTTATCTGTTGCCGCACCATCATCGGCTTCGGTTCCCCGCACAAGCAGGGCACTGCAGCTACTCACGGCGCACCTCTTGGTGACGACGAGATTGTAGCTACCCGTAAAGAAATCGGTTGGGATCATCCTGCATTTGATATCCCTGCTGACATTGCTGACGCATGGAACGCTCGTGAGCGTGGTGCAGCAGCAGAAAAAGAATGGGACGGCATGTTTGCAAGCTACCAGATTGCACATCCTGAACTTTCTAAAGAATTTATCCGCCGCATGGCTGGTGACCTTCCTGAATCTTTCGAGGCTCTTGCACAGAAAGCAATTGATACAGCTAACGCTGCTGCTAAATCTGCTGCAACCCGTAAAGATTCCCCGGTTGCTCTTAACGCATTCGGCCCTGTAATGCCTGAACTCCTTGGCGGTTCTGCAGACCTTACCGGTTCTGTAGGCACCAAGTGGGATCAGTATGAGCTGCTCTTTAAAGATCACTGGAACGGCAACTACATGTCCTACGGTGTTCGTGAGTTCGGCATGGGTGCTATGATGAACGGTATGACACTGCACGGCGGTATCATTCCTTACGCTGGTACCTTCCTCGTCTTCTCTGACTACGCAAGAAACGCAATTCGTCTTTCCGCTCTCATGGGCATCCGTACTATCTGGGTACTCACTCATGATTCCATCGGACTTGGCGAAGACGGTCCTACTCATCAGCCAGTAGAACACCTTGCAAGTCTGCGTTTGATCCCTAACTGCCACGTATGGCGTCCTTGTGACACCGTTGAATCCATCGAAGCATGGAAATCCGGTGTTGAAACAAAGACTGCTCCTTCTTGTTTATCCATGTCCCGTCAGACTCTGCCATTCATGGAACGTACTGAAGAAGCACTCGCCAACGTTAAACGTGGCGGCTACGTACTCCGCGATTGTGAAGGCACTCCTGAGTGTATCCTTATCGCTTCCGGTTCTGAAGTTGGTCTCGTTGCAGAAGCATACGACCGCCTCACCACCGCAGGTCGTAAAGTTCGCGTTGTTTCCATGCCTTGTACTAACGTATTTGACGCACAGGATGCTGCATACAAAGAAAGCGTTCTGCCTTCTTCTGTTACAGCTCGTGTTGCTGTTGAAGCAGCTGCGGCTGACTTCTGGTACAAATATGTTGGCCTTGCAGGTCGCGTAATCGGCATGACCACCTTTGGTGAATCTGCACCGGCAGGCGAACTCTTCAAGCACTTCGGTTTCACCGTTGAGCATGTTGTAGAAGCTGCTGAAGAAACCATGCGCTAAGACTAGACTGTAGTCTTTTGTCTCTGGCGGGTAAGGATCCTTTCCGACACCGCGTGAGAGATACTTTTTCTGACTGCGATATGCAGTTGAAGAAATAAGCTGCATGGGGACAGTGCTTCCCATAGATAGTATGACCCAAACACGTCCTGCGTGTTTGGGTCTTTCTTTTATTCACGTGCGTTTTTGTGTACGATGTAAAAGTGGTATTTATGCACTAACTAAGTGCAATAGTAGTTGCAGTGTCTGAGGGTGGTATGAAAAGAACATTTAGAAACCCTTGTAGTGACATTCAAATATCAAACAGGTATGTTTACAATAGGTACAGCACGCGACTTTGTAGGCTAGCCGCGACGCAATTCAATACTCGTTCGATATTTATCAAATCTCAAATCAGTTACCAATAATAACTGGAGCACCATGAGCAAGATCCGGCCTCTTTCTGCCAAGAAATTGCGCGCCAAACTCGCGCTTTCTCACATTCCGTACAAAAGCAGCACCGATATTAAATTAGATGCAACCAGCTTTCATGCCCACCAGCCCCGGGCAATGCAGGCGCTCGAACTTGCACTGCACATAAAAGATATCGGCTACAATATCTTTTTGGCAGGGAGCGCAAACCTTGGTCGCAACTACATGTTGCAAGAATTTTTGCGTGAGAGGGCAAAGGCTTTGCCTGTTCCGCCAGATATGCTTTACGTGAATAACTTTGATGATCCAGACGCACCGATTTTGCTCACCGTTCCGGCAGGCAAAGGGCGCTCGCTGAAACAGGATTTTTCTCAGGCTATTTCCAATGTGCGCAAAGAACTGCCAAAACGTTTTGAAAGCGACAGCTACTTAAAAAAACGTACCATTATTATGGATCAGTTTGCTGAAGAACGTGATTCCTTGTTCAAAGAGATGGACTCGATTGCAGGCAAAGAAGGCTTCCATATGGATCTTGATGAGCAGGGCAGTATTACACTGTACCCGCTTATTGATGGTAAGCGTCTTTCAGAAGATGAGTTTGAACGTATTGATTCTGTTTTGAAAAAGAGTTTGAAGTCAAAGGGTGACAAGCTTCTTCAAGCGCTGAACGCATTGCTCCGCAATATGAGCAATGCTGAACAGGGGCTTCGTACCAAAGAGAAAAATTTAGATAATGAACTGACTACAGAAGTTCTTGATGAACTGTTGCAGCCGGTCATTAAACAATACGAAGAATGCTGCCACAGTGAACCACTAGCAGAATTTTTCAAAGCTTCAAAAGCAGATATTTTAGAGCACGTTGAAGCGTTGTTGCCGAAAGAACCGTCCAATGCTCCATTGTCTTTGCCGGAAGCTTTGCAGCAACAGCATCCGGAAGACGCTACTGCACCGTATGATATCAACGTGTTCGTTGATCATTCAGAAACTAAGGGTGCCCCGATCATTATGGACGATCACCCTACAGTTGCAAATTTACTTGGTTGTATTCAGCGCGAAGCCGAAATGGGTGCGTTGATTACTGACTTCTCCCTCATCAAATCCGGTTCTCTGCATCAGGCAAACGGTGGATTTCTGCTGCTGCATATTGAAGATATTCTTTCCCAGAATGGTTCTTGGGAAGGGCTTATGCGTGCGCTTCGTTCCGGTCTGGTTCGTATCGAAGACAGCGAAGAAGGGCAGGAGGCAACCAAGACCAAAGGTATTGAGCCTGAGCCGCTTTTACTCGACCTTAAAGTCATCTTGATTGGTGGCGAAGAAATTTACGAACAGTTGCTCGAATCCGATGATCGGTTTCCGAAACTGTTTAAGATTAAAGCGCACCTTAATGATGCTATGCCACGAGGCAAGGAAGGCTATGGTGTGTACCTGCACCGTATGGCCGGTATTATTGATGACTGCGATCTGTTGCCGTTCACTAAAGAAGCAATGGCAGAAGTTATCGATTACGGCTCCCGCATTGTGGAAGACCAGACTCGTCTTTCTCTCAAATTTCCTTTGGTCAGAGAAATCATGATTGAAGCGTCTGCGCTTGCATCAATGGATAAAAAGAAAGTTGTGGACGGTGCCATAGTTCATAAGACGCTGATTACTCGTCATTACAGAAACAACCTGTACGAAGAAATATTCTTTGAAGAGTATGATCGCGATCTGATTAAAGTAACCATGCAGGGTGAAAAAATTGGTCGTGTTAACGGACTTTCTGTGTCCATGTATGGTGATTTCGAATTTGGTTTGCCGCATCAGATTGCCTCGACTGTAGGCGTAGGTCATGGCGGTGTTATTGACCTTGAACGTGATGCGGAGCTGAGTGGCCCTATTCATACTAAAGCGATGATGATCCTGAAAAGTTATCTCATCGGTATGTTTGCACATAACAAGCCACTGGTTCTGACCGGTTCATTATATTTCGAGCAGGGCTATGCCGGAGTTGAAGGGGATTCAGCCTCCGGTGCAGAACTTGCCGCGCTGCTTTCTGCTCTTGCAGAGGTGCCGTTGTCACAATCGTATGCCTTCACCGGTGCTGTATCTCAGAGCGGTGAAATTCTTGCTGTAGGCGGCGTAACTCGTAAGATCGAAGGCTACTTCGATATTTGTTCCCGCCGTGGCCTCACAGGCAAGCAGGGCGTTATTTTGCCTAAAGACAATGTGGATCAGTTGATGCTGAAACGTGAGATTGCCGACAAGGTGGAAGAAGGTCTCTTCAGCATTTATCCTGTGACACACATTGAGCAAGCTTTGGAGCTTCTTACCGGCATGAAATGCGGTTCCAGACGTAAAGACGGTTCTTTCACTAAAGATTCGTTGTTTGGCCGTGTTGATAGTCGTCTTAAAGAACTTGGACGGCTTGCTACTCATGCGTACAAACAGAACCGCAAATAAAACGTTTTAGTAGTATTGGACGGCACGGCTTGCAGGCTTTGTGCTGTCTATGTACTATGGCAATACATCTATTGTTTCTGAGGGGATATGGACTCTTTTTCTGTAAGCGTAATCATACCCGTCTGGCATGAAGCTGCTGGAATTAATGAACGCATCGCGCATGTGTTTCAACGCGCGGCAGAATCGCTGTGTGCTACTGCTGTAGAAGTCATTGTTGCTGATGGTGATTCAGAGGCAACAACGCTTGCAGCAATTGAGCATGACGCGGTTATTTCCATACAATCTCCTCAAGGTCGTGCTGCGCAGATGAATGCAGGGGCAGCACAGGCAACGGGTGAAGTTTTGTTGTTTCTGCATGCAGATACGGTTCTCCCCGTCGGTGCTTTTGATTTAATTCAGGATGCATTGAAAGAGAGCAATCATGCAGAAGTTAGTGCAAAGGCGGGCGCATTTACCTTGTCCATTGCCAGCGACAACAGGTTTTTATATCTTGTAAGCGCGTTGGCAAATTGGCGTAACAGGCTCACCCGTACACCGTACGGTGATCAAGCGCAGTTTTTTGTACGATCATATTTTGAAGAACTTTCAGGATATGCTCCCGTTCCACTTATGGAAGACGTGGAGATAATGCGTAGGATTCGTGGACGTAACGAACCTATCGCAGTCATCGATGCTCCGGTTTCTACATCTGCACGCAGGTGGGAGACGGAAGGTATGTATAGATGTACGTTACGCAACGTGCTGTTGCGTTTATTATACGGGGCAGGAGTTTCTGCTCAAACACTTTCGCATTGGTATCGCGCCATGAAGGGGTAGCTTTAATGACCGACACATGTATTCTTTTTTTCATTAAGTATCCGAATCACGGCAATGTTAAAACACGGCTCGCTAAAGTTATTGGCGAAGAAGTTGCTACCTCATTGTACCGTAATTTCGTACAGGATATGCTCAAGGGATTTGAGAAGGTAGAATCACAGCTGCGTATTTGTTATGCACCTTGCGGAACTGAAGATCCGGAAAAGGACTTTAAGGGCTGGCTTGGCTCTCAGTACGAATACCGTGAGCAGGTGGGTGACGATATTGGCGCGCGTATGAAGCACGCTATGCAGTCCGCTTTTGCTGAAGGTTTCCGCCGTGTATTGATTATCGGCAGCGATATTCCGGATTTCCCACCGGAATTACTTACAAAAGCATTTTTAGATCTTGATAGACAGGATGCAGCTGTAGGCCCGTCATACGATGGCGGCTACTACCTGATCGGTTTCAGAAAAGACACATTCATTCCTGAAGTCTTCGACGATATTCCTTGGTCTACACGCGACGTGTACCGTGCAACTCTTGCGAAAATTCAGAAAGAAGACCTCGAACTTATCCGTCTTCCGGACTGGAACGATGTTGATACAATCTGGGATCTGAACCTGCTGTTCAGAACCAACCGTAACAGCTCTTTCCGTAAGTCCTCCACGTATGCAATTTTACGTGAACATTCTAAGCTGATTCGTCAGTACGATGTAGACCTTCCATCACATTGTCGCCTTGATGAAGAATAGACTCTGTTAGAAAATACACAAAAAACAGCCTGTATCAGAAATGATACAGGCTGTTTTTTTGCTCTAGATACGTGCTTATGCTGCTAACAAAGGTGAAGGAGGTTTGGCATACACGCATTCAGGCGGATATATTATTCTGTCGGAGCGTAGTAGCAACGCTTAGGTGAGTGAATATCACCAGCTTCTTTTAATTTTTTAATAGCTTTGGATACTTCTTTACTATCAACACCCAAAACTTCTGCTACTTCACCCGGACGGACAGGCTTGCCTGCGTTTTTCATTGCTTCAAGTACTTTTGCTTCCATGGGTAACTCCTGATGTTTTCATTATTGATACAGGTTCCTATTATCGATAGGTTGATTGGCTGTCAACAATTTTCGTCAGGAAAATATACGGTGCAGGTTCGTATTTAGGATGCGTGTTGTGTATTTTGGGTATAACTATGTTTTTTTTAAAGAATAAATAGGTATTTTTGTTGCCCGAAAGATGCGTAGGAAGGTACTATAGTTCCATTATCCTGTAATTGAGTTAAAGCCCTGCATGTCCGGCAGGAGGAAGGGAGTGGAATATGTTTGCAAAGAGATGGCGTACGATCTGCGCACTGGTTTTTGCGTTGATATGTATTATTTTAAATTGGCAATGGGGCGTCGGGATTATGTTCCTGCTATGGGCAATACGGGATATTGCTGATGGCGAATCTCGCTTCGTCGAAGTAATAAAAAGATCTGAGGAACTTATACTGTATATCCTCGTTATTTTCATGCAACTTTTCTTTGCGTTATTCTTCTTAGTTGTAGACTTTTCAAAGAATGATTTTTTACTCTGGTTTTTATAAGAAAAACTATTGTTAGCAGTATCGATAAAAGGCTGAATTGCAATGCAATTCAGCCTTTTTTACTTTTGGTAAATGTTTTTACTTTGTTTTAGATTTATGTTTCTGTATACATATTTGTAAATATCATAAGGTTTACGTATCGTTGACTAAGTTGTGTAGTGCTTACTATCTTTTTATAGAATAACCACATGTTGTTTATATGTTCTTATATGTGATTAAGAGTTCTTTGGGGGGTATATGGGATGGAAGTTGAAGGCACGCTTGTTAAAGCCATTTTTTCTAATATTCATCGTTTGCTGTTATGTAATCTTTCTCGCGATAACTGCTGTTTACCAAGATAAAGTTGCCAACAAAGAAGAGTTGATACGAATTGATCAGAATCGAGCCGTGAGTATTCGAAAATCCAGCCTGATGGAGGACTTTAACGTCCCTTTTGCTGATGTTCGTATACTTGCAGATATTTTGTCATACAGAATAAGCAGCTACAGCCTTTACAAAGAAGACGCCTTGCGTGTGCTGTATTCATTTGCAGAGAATAAACGCGGGTATGGTCAGGTACGTCTTCTGAATGCTCAGGGATATGAGCAAATTCGTATTAACCGAGAACGTGGACGAATCCGCGTGGTTCCTCAGGATGAATTGCAGCAAAAAGCACATCGCGGGTATTTTAAAGCCTCAAAAAAGCTTGGTGTTGGTGATGTGTTTGTTTCCCGTCTTGACCTCAATATAGAAAATCAAAAAATAGAAACTCCTTATGTACCTGTAATTCGTTTTATGACTCCGGTTGTGGACGATACTGGTGTGCGAAGGGGATTAATGATTCTTAATTTTTATGCAGCTGAAATGCTCATGCATTTTCAGGATGTCGCTTCTGATATTATGAGCAACGCGATGCTGTTGAATAATGAAGGGCACTGGCTTGTTTCTGACCATGAAGAAGCGTGCTGGGCTTTTATGTTTGAAAAAGATCCGACAAAGCTTTGCGAAAAAGCTTTTGCTGCGCAGTATCCAGCTATTTGGAAAATGGTGAAGCAGGGAGCTACCGGTCAAATTAAGAATGAGGACGGAATGTTCACATGGACAACGGTAAGTCCTGCGTTTGCTATTTCTCCAAAAATTGGCAAAGGCCAGCAAGCTTATCCGCCTGTGGCTGTCAGCCCGTATCAATGGGTTGTAATGCAGCATGTAAGCATTGAAAAACTCAATGCTATCAGAGATTCAATTTATGAAACGTGTTTGTTGGCGTGGATAGTTATTTCGTTCATTACTGGCTGTACCTTATGGTTTACACTGTTATCCATCCAGCGAAGTCAGGAGCACAGAGAAGAACTGGAAGTTTTGGCACATCACGACTGGTTAACAGGGCTCTCCAATTTGCCGCATATGTTCATTAAATTGGAAGAAGCCTGTGAGAAAGCCAAAATAAGCAACATTCAGTTCTCTGTTATGTACATTGATTTGGATGATTTCAAGTTTGTAAACGATCGATACGGGCACGAGTCAGGTAACATTGTGCTCCGCCATGTGGCATCTGTACTCCGTAAAAATGTACGTCTTACAGATACGGTTGCTCGAATTGGTGGGGACGAATATGCGATCCTTCTAGAAAGGATGCCGACCACTGATAAGGCACAAGAGATTGCATTTAATATCCTTACATCGTTTGAAACTCCTGTTGTTTTAGAATGCGGCAGTAGAGTGTATGTTAAAGCAAGTATCGGTATTGCTGACTGGAATGAGAACGTGACAGGCCCTGATGACTTGATGAGGCGGGCAGATGCCGCCATGTACGAGTCTAAGAAAGAAGGAAAAAATACGATATCCATGTATTCAGAGGCTACTGACAACGTCGCTGTGTAGAGATATGTAGTAACAAATGCGAAAGAGAATGATGTTGAGTAGTTGCTCGACATCATTCTCTTTTTTTATGTTCTATAAAGCTTTTTGCGAAGCTGGAAGAGTAGTGAGACAACATTAGACACTCCCTTGCAACAGGCGAAAAAGTATGACAAACCCCCCGCAGAAAAGGTGCATTGTGCACGCGTAAATATAGTCATAGTGATTCCCTAATTTGACAGGAGCAGCGACATGGCATCTATTGGAACCCCCTTAACTCATTCTGCAACTAAAATTTTGTTACTTGGCTCGGGTGAGCTTGGTAAGGAAGTAGCCATTGAGGCAATGCGCCTTGGTGCGGAAGTTGTTGCGGTTGATCGTTACGAGAATGCTCCCGCCATGCAGATTGCTCATCGCTCTTATGCTATCAATATGCTTGATGGCAAAGCGTTGCGGGATGTAGTGGAAAAGGAACAGCCGGATTTGATCGTTCCTGAAATCGAAGCAATTGCAACAGATACTCTTCTTGAACTTGAAAAAGAAGGCGTAACTGTTGTTCCGACTGCTAAAGCAACTTGGCTCACCATGAACCGTGAAGGTATTCGCCGCCTGGCAGCAGAAGACCTTGGTGTGCCGACTTCCCCTTACCGTTTTGCCGATACCGAAGAAGAATACCGCGCTGCTGTAGCAGAAGTGGGTATGCCGTGCGTTGTTAAGCCGGTTATGAGTTCTTCCGGTAAAGGACAGAGCACCGTCAAAAAAGAAGCAGATATTGAATCCGCATGGATATATTCGCAGGAAGGCGGACGTACCGGTGGTGGACGAATCATTATTGAAGGCTTCGTAAAGTTTGATTACGAGATTACACTTCTGACAGTTCGTCATGCCGGTGGAACCAGCTTTTGCGATCCCATAGGTCACTATCAGGAAGATGGAGATTACCGGTTGTCATGGCAGCCGCAACCTATGTCCGCCATTGCGCTGGAACGTGCACGGGAAATTGCCCGCATTGTAACAGATGCATTAGGCGG
It contains:
- a CDS encoding MerR family transcriptional regulator, coding for MKAKIYRIGEAATLLNLKPYVLRFWETEFKQLIPIRTQKGQRMYSEQNVLLLRAVRHLLYERGLTIEGARKVLGQYEEMYGSITGPEQPGPEIEAFCTGSGTETLLLGQEATGAVDVEEIITELTSLRDMLLTGRR
- the rpe gene encoding ribulose-phosphate 3-epimerase, which codes for MILSPSLLSSDFGRLAEELQALEQAGLKWVHWDVMDGMFVPNITLGAPIIKRLRKESNLFFDVHLMVQQPERYVDDFVDAGADMVVVHAEATHHLERTIAEIKRKGAQAGVALNPHTPLSVLDYVLDELDMVLIMSVNPGFGGQKFIPFSMRKVAELSSMIKQRGLSTLIQVDGGVDPNNTAELVRNGVDVLVSGSAFFGFPPYAERLKTFEEIARNA
- the tkt gene encoding transketolase, which codes for MPSRKDLANAVRALSMDAVQKANSGHPGAPMGMADIAEVLWNDFLKHNPSNPAWADRDRFVLSNGHASMLIYSLLHLSGYDLSIEDIKNFRQMGSKTPGHPEYGMTPGIETTTGPLGQGIATAVGMAVAEKTLAAHFNRDGFDVVDHYTYAFMGDGCMMEGISHEACSFAGTLGLGKLIAFWDDNGISIDGKVGHWFNEDTCARYKAYGWHVVCDVDGHNPEAIKKAVEEAKAETEKPSLICCRTIIGFGSPHKQGTAATHGAPLGDDEIVATRKEIGWDHPAFDIPADIADAWNARERGAAAEKEWDGMFASYQIAHPELSKEFIRRMAGDLPESFEALAQKAIDTANAAAKSAATRKDSPVALNAFGPVMPELLGGSADLTGSVGTKWDQYELLFKDHWNGNYMSYGVREFGMGAMMNGMTLHGGIIPYAGTFLVFSDYARNAIRLSALMGIRTIWVLTHDSIGLGEDGPTHQPVEHLASLRLIPNCHVWRPCDTVESIEAWKSGVETKTAPSCLSMSRQTLPFMERTEEALANVKRGGYVLRDCEGTPECILIASGSEVGLVAEAYDRLTTAGRKVRVVSMPCTNVFDAQDAAYKESVLPSSVTARVAVEAAAADFWYKYVGLAGRVIGMTTFGESAPAGELFKHFGFTVEHVVEAAEETMR
- a CDS encoding Lon protease family protein: MSKIRPLSAKKLRAKLALSHIPYKSSTDIKLDATSFHAHQPRAMQALELALHIKDIGYNIFLAGSANLGRNYMLQEFLRERAKALPVPPDMLYVNNFDDPDAPILLTVPAGKGRSLKQDFSQAISNVRKELPKRFESDSYLKKRTIIMDQFAEERDSLFKEMDSIAGKEGFHMDLDEQGSITLYPLIDGKRLSEDEFERIDSVLKKSLKSKGDKLLQALNALLRNMSNAEQGLRTKEKNLDNELTTEVLDELLQPVIKQYEECCHSEPLAEFFKASKADILEHVEALLPKEPSNAPLSLPEALQQQHPEDATAPYDINVFVDHSETKGAPIIMDDHPTVANLLGCIQREAEMGALITDFSLIKSGSLHQANGGFLLLHIEDILSQNGSWEGLMRALRSGLVRIEDSEEGQEATKTKGIEPEPLLLDLKVILIGGEEIYEQLLESDDRFPKLFKIKAHLNDAMPRGKEGYGVYLHRMAGIIDDCDLLPFTKEAMAEVIDYGSRIVEDQTRLSLKFPLVREIMIEASALASMDKKKVVDGAIVHKTLITRHYRNNLYEEIFFEEYDRDLIKVTMQGEKIGRVNGLSVSMYGDFEFGLPHQIASTVGVGHGGVIDLERDAELSGPIHTKAMMILKSYLIGMFAHNKPLVLTGSLYFEQGYAGVEGDSASGAELAALLSALAEVPLSQSYAFTGAVSQSGEILAVGGVTRKIEGYFDICSRRGLTGKQGVILPKDNVDQLMLKREIADKVEEGLFSIYPVTHIEQALELLTGMKCGSRRKDGSFTKDSLFGRVDSRLKELGRLATHAYKQNRK
- a CDS encoding TIGR04283 family arsenosugar biosynthesis glycosyltransferase — encoded protein: MDSFSVSVIIPVWHEAAGINERIAHVFQRAAESLCATAVEVIVADGDSEATTLAAIEHDAVISIQSPQGRAAQMNAGAAQATGEVLLFLHADTVLPVGAFDLIQDALKESNHAEVSAKAGAFTLSIASDNRFLYLVSALANWRNRLTRTPYGDQAQFFVRSYFEELSGYAPVPLMEDVEIMRRIRGRNEPIAVIDAPVSTSARRWETEGMYRCTLRNVLLRLLYGAGVSAQTLSHWYRAMKG
- a CDS encoding TIGR04282 family arsenosugar biosynthesis glycosyltransferase — protein: MTDTCILFFIKYPNHGNVKTRLAKVIGEEVATSLYRNFVQDMLKGFEKVESQLRICYAPCGTEDPEKDFKGWLGSQYEYREQVGDDIGARMKHAMQSAFAEGFRRVLIIGSDIPDFPPELLTKAFLDLDRQDAAVGPSYDGGYYLIGFRKDTFIPEVFDDIPWSTRDVYRATLAKIQKEDLELIRLPDWNDVDTIWDLNLLFRTNRNSSFRKSSTYAILREHSKLIRQYDVDLPSHCRLDEE
- a CDS encoding MarR family transcriptional regulator, with amino-acid sequence MEAKVLEAMKNAGKPVRPGEVAEVLGVDSKEVSKAIKKLKEAGDIHSPKRCYYAPTE
- a CDS encoding diguanylate cyclase, giving the protein MGWKLKARLLKPFFLIFIVCCYVIFLAITAVYQDKVANKEELIRIDQNRAVSIRKSSLMEDFNVPFADVRILADILSYRISSYSLYKEDALRVLYSFAENKRGYGQVRLLNAQGYEQIRINRERGRIRVVPQDELQQKAHRGYFKASKKLGVGDVFVSRLDLNIENQKIETPYVPVIRFMTPVVDDTGVRRGLMILNFYAAEMLMHFQDVASDIMSNAMLLNNEGHWLVSDHEEACWAFMFEKDPTKLCEKAFAAQYPAIWKMVKQGATGQIKNEDGMFTWTTVSPAFAISPKIGKGQQAYPPVAVSPYQWVVMQHVSIEKLNAIRDSIYETCLLAWIVISFITGCTLWFTLLSIQRSQEHREELEVLAHHDWLTGLSNLPHMFIKLEEACEKAKISNIQFSVMYIDLDDFKFVNDRYGHESGNIVLRHVASVLRKNVRLTDTVARIGGDEYAILLERMPTTDKAQEIAFNILTSFETPVVLECGSRVYVKASIGIADWNENVTGPDDLMRRADAAMYESKKEGKNTISMYSEATDNVAV
- the purT gene encoding formate-dependent phosphoribosylglycinamide formyltransferase, whose protein sequence is MASIGTPLTHSATKILLLGSGELGKEVAIEAMRLGAEVVAVDRYENAPAMQIAHRSYAINMLDGKALRDVVEKEQPDLIVPEIEAIATDTLLELEKEGVTVVPTAKATWLTMNREGIRRLAAEDLGVPTSPYRFADTEEEYRAAVAEVGMPCVVKPVMSSSGKGQSTVKKEADIESAWIYSQEGGRTGGGRIIIEGFVKFDYEITLLTVRHAGGTSFCDPIGHYQEDGDYRLSWQPQPMSAIALERAREIARIVTDALGGFGIFGVELFIKGDDVIFSEVSPRPHDTGLVTVISQNLSEFALHARAILGLPIPEITQRGAAASSVVLVEGNGTGATFSGLDKALSEPETQLLIFGKAEVQGRRRLGVALALDEDIEKAKAKAKRASSAVTVTF